In the genome of Variovorax sp. PAMC26660, the window GGCACCAAGTTTAAACAGACCTTTACCAGGTCATTCGATTCAAGCCACCGGTCTCCGGTGGCTTTTTTCATGGCCGTTTGAATCCGCATCAAACGACCGACGCGATCAGGCCGCGCCCTTCGGCACGACACATGCGCGCACGAGCAAACTCACCGAATTTCGGCGCATTGCCAAAACGACAGCACCAAAATATGTATAATCGAAGACTTTGCTGAAAAGCAAAAATAGCCCAGATGGCGGAATTGGTAGACGCACTAGTTTCAGGTACTAGCGAGTAACATCGTGGAGGTTCGAGTCCTCTTCTGGGCACCAGATTCAAACAGACCCTTACCAGGTCATTCGATTCAAGCCACCGGCCTCCGGTGGCTTTTTTCTTGTCCGCTTGAATCAGAAACATCAAACGGGCAGCGCGATCAGATCATGACCCTCGGCGCCAACGATGCGCGCGCGAGTGAACTCACCGACCTTCAGCGTCTTGCTGATCTTCTCGGGCGGCAGCAGGCGAACCGTGCCGTCGATCTCCGGCGCATCGGCGTATGTGCGCCCCACTCCACCCTTGCGACCCATGCCGGGCGCTGAATCGACCAGCACCTGCATCGTCGAGCCGACTCGCTTTCGCAGCTTGGCAATCGATACAGCTTCGGCGACTTCCATGAAGCGGGCTCGGCGCGCTTCGCGCTCGGCTTCGGGCAGCATGCCCGGAATGTCGTTGGCGGTCGCGCCTTCGACGGGACTGTAGGCAAAGCAACCCGCACGATCGATCTGCGCTTCGCGGATGAAATCAAGCAGATGCTCGAACTCCTGCTCCGTCTCGCCAGGGAAGCCGGCAATGAAGGTGCTGCGAATCACAAGCTCTGGGCACACCTCGCGCCAACGCGCCAGACGCTCCAGGTTTTTCTCGCCGCTGGCCGGACGCTTCATGCGCTTGAGCACATCGGGATGGCTGTGCTGCAGCGGCACGTCGAGGTACGGAAGCACCTGGCCGCTCGCCATCAACGGAATGATTTCGTCGACGCTCGGGTACGGGTACACATAGTGCAAACGAACCCAAGCGCCGTAGGGCTCGGCGATTTCACCAAGCGTACGCACCAACTCGAGCATGCGGGTCTTGACCGGCTTGCCATCCCAGAACCCGGTGCGGTACTTCACATCGACACCATAGGCCGAGGTGTCCTGGCTGATCACCAACAGCTCTTTCACGCCGCCTTCGAACAGGGCCTTGGCTTCGCCGAGCACATCGCCGACCGGCCGCGACACGAGGTCACCACGCATCGAGGGAATGATGCAGAAGGTGCAGCGGTGGTTGCAGCCTTCGCTGATCTTCAAATACGCATAGTGGCGCGGCGTCAGCTTGAGGCCGGCGATGCCAAAAGCGTTCGGCACCAGATCGATGAACGGGTCGTGCGGCTTGGGCAGGTTCGCGTGCACTGCATCCATGACCTCCTGCGTCGCATGCGGGCCGGTGACGGCCAGCACACTCGGGTGCATCTGGCGCACCAGATTGCCACCCTGGTCACCGGTCTTGGCACCCAGGCAACCAGTGACGATCACACGGCCGTTCTCGGCCAGCGCTTCGCCGATGGTGTCCAGACTTTCCTTCACCGCATCATCGATGAAGCCACAGGTGTTGACGATCACCAGATCGGCACCCTCGAAGGTCTTGGAGGTCTCGTAACCCTCGGCGCTCAGCCGGGTCAGGATCAGTTCGGAATCGGTCAGGGCCTTGGGGCACCCTAGCGATACCATTCCTATACTCGGACGACGGGTCTTCGGGCGCTCTTCTACGGTACTCATGGGGGAACTCATTTGTCAGGTCTTGTTTATAGCTACAGCCGATTTTCCGACCCGCGTCAGGCAAAGGGGTCCAGTCTAGAGCGTCAAGCGGCTTATGCGGCGCGCTGGGCTGCAGAACATGGATTAAAACTTGACGAGTCGTTGACCTTGCGGGACGAAGGTCTCTCGGCGTATCACCAGAACCACGTCAAGTCGGGGGCTCTGGGGGTGTTTCTGGCAGCGATCGAAAGTGGGAAAGTCCCACCCGGATCCGTCCTGGTCGTCGAGGGCCTGGACCGCCTTTCGCGGGCTGAGCCGATTCAGGCACAGGGCCAGCTGGCACAGATTGTAAATGCAGGCATCACTGTCGTGACGGCGAGCGATGGAAAGGCCTACAGCCGCGAACGCCTGAAGGCCAACCCGATGGACCTGGTCTATTCGCTGCTCGTGATGATCCGCGCTCACGAAGAATCCGACACGAAGAGCAAGCGCGTGAAGGCGAGCATCGTACGGCTGTGCCAGAACTGGATCGCCGGCACCTACGAGGGCCTGATCCGCAATGGCAAGGACCCGGTTTGGCTTCGCCTGGTCGACGACAAGTGGACGCTGATTCCCGAGCGCGTTGAAGCGGCCCGCGTTGCCCTCGACCTCTATCGGCGCGGATACAGCGCCACACGCATCCTCGACGTGATGGTCGAACGCAAGCTCTCCCTCACTGAGGGCGGGCCCCAGACGCTGCAGATCTACCGACTGATCAAGCAGCGCGCGCTGCTGGGCGAGAAAGAGATCGTGGTCGACGGGGAGAACTACCGTCTGCCAGGCTACTACCCCGCCCTGTTGACCGTTTCCGAGTGGGATGACCTGCAGACATTGACGTCCAGCCGCGGCCGTCGTGCCGCCAAGCACGGGGACGTGCCCGGCATCATCACCGGTATGCGGATAGCGCGCTGCGGCTACTGCGGCCGCGCCCTTGTGGGCCAGAACATCGGCACACGGAATCGGCGGGCAGATGGCGGCATTCAAGATGGCCACCGACGGCTTCATTGCACGAGCTACAGCAACGGCGGTTGCCCAGTGCCAGGCTCAAGCTCGGTGGCCCCCATCGAGCGCGCGCTGATGGCCTACTGCTCGGACATGCTCAACCTGCAAGCGCTCTATGTCGGCGATCGCGCCGCGAGTCCGCGTGCCAGGCTGGCCAGCGCGCGCGCGAAGCATGCTGACCTCACGGCCAAGCTCGAGCGTCTGACCGACGCGATGCTCGAGGCGGCCGAAGACGGGGGAACCCCGGCCACCTTTGCCAAGCGCGCACGCGCGCTCGAGGTCGAGCAGAACGATGCGGCCGCGGAAGTCGCTGCCGCCGAGCGAGAGCTAGCTTCAGTAGCGCGGACGGATCTGCAAGGCGCCGACGAGATCTGGACCAAATTAGCCGCCGGCGTCGAATCACAGGATCTAGACGCACGCCTCCAAGCCCGCCAGCTCGTGGCCGACACCTTCGAGGAGATCGTGGTCTTCCAGCGCGGCATCGACCCCTCGACGACGCCCCGCGGCATTGTCGATCTGATGCTGCGCGCCAAGGGTGGCGGCACGGCGCGCGTGCTTCGCATCGACCGCAAGGGCGGCTGGGTGGCAGCCGAAAGCGTCGCAGACGACTAAACGCCCTGCTTGGCGTCGTCAGAAGGCAGGACCGGCTCCTGCCAAGTCAGCGCCGCCGAGATCGGGTGCATCGCACGCAGGCGCGCATCGCGGGCCAAGTCGGCTGCCAGCTCCTCGAGCTGGTCCGGGTCGACCGTGCGCCAGTGGCATTTGAGCTGCTTGGCACATGAGGCAACCCATTGTTCCAGGGGCATCAAGTCTTCCATTTTGGCGATGATACTGTATATTTAAACAGTGTCAGCGCTAATCGTCCACGAGGTATTCCGAACCCGCTTCGAAGGTGGGAAGCTCCAATCGGTGGAGGTGGTCAAGCACACCCGTAGGGTTGGCGAGCTCACGTACATGGAGCGCATCTACGACCCACGGCCAGGGCGCAGCATCTTCCTCGCGACGCTGCTGCAGCCGGATGGCGAAACGTATGT includes:
- a CDS encoding recombinase family protein, coding for MSGLVYSYSRFSDPRQAKGSSLERQAAYAARWAAEHGLKLDESLTLRDEGLSAYHQNHVKSGALGVFLAAIESGKVPPGSVLVVEGLDRLSRAEPIQAQGQLAQIVNAGITVVTASDGKAYSRERLKANPMDLVYSLLVMIRAHEESDTKSKRVKASIVRLCQNWIAGTYEGLIRNGKDPVWLRLVDDKWTLIPERVEAARVALDLYRRGYSATRILDVMVERKLSLTEGGPQTLQIYRLIKQRALLGEKEIVVDGENYRLPGYYPALLTVSEWDDLQTLTSSRGRRAAKHGDVPGIITGMRIARCGYCGRALVGQNIGTRNRRADGGIQDGHRRLHCTSYSNGGCPVPGSSSVAPIERALMAYCSDMLNLQALYVGDRAASPRARLASARAKHADLTAKLERLTDAMLEAAEDGGTPATFAKRARALEVEQNDAAAEVAAAERELASVARTDLQGADEIWTKLAAGVESQDLDARLQARQLVADTFEEIVVFQRGIDPSTTPRGIVDLMLRAKGGGTARVLRIDRKGGWVAAESVADD
- the rimO gene encoding 30S ribosomal protein S12 methylthiotransferase RimO, with amino-acid sequence MSTVEERPKTRRPSIGMVSLGCPKALTDSELILTRLSAEGYETSKTFEGADLVIVNTCGFIDDAVKESLDTIGEALAENGRVIVTGCLGAKTGDQGGNLVRQMHPSVLAVTGPHATQEVMDAVHANLPKPHDPFIDLVPNAFGIAGLKLTPRHYAYLKISEGCNHRCTFCIIPSMRGDLVSRPVGDVLGEAKALFEGGVKELLVISQDTSAYGVDVKYRTGFWDGKPVKTRMLELVRTLGEIAEPYGAWVRLHYVYPYPSVDEIIPLMASGQVLPYLDVPLQHSHPDVLKRMKRPASGEKNLERLARWREVCPELVIRSTFIAGFPGETEQEFEHLLDFIREAQIDRAGCFAYSPVEGATANDIPGMLPEAEREARRARFMEVAEAVSIAKLRKRVGSTMQVLVDSAPGMGRKGGVGRTYADAPEIDGTVRLLPPEKISKTLKVGEFTRARIVGAEGHDLIALPV